The Triticum aestivum cultivar Chinese Spring chromosome 3A, IWGSC CS RefSeq v2.1, whole genome shotgun sequence genome includes a region encoding these proteins:
- the LOC123061895 gene encoding uncharacterized protein — protein MAASFLRPLLPPKPFLSTPKPQVPIAPITAVRCTAAPKPTTSTPKPAQQEGNQDEEQEPTPDEADANPHRIPDDETPPSATATTSFSVVRRVPSAISTDGRLRRTALTQEEPPNYEIGWKRTKNLPLEKPKGWAIADFLEKLEGLMERGRYGSGALLGTVAGVVTERAREEAEILMAEGGVDERVATELFRVLRLVEMDVEMVKAAVKEETVKERVETARARCRQAILVALSL, from the coding sequence ATGGCCGCCTCCTTCCTCCGCCCTCTCCTCCCTCCCAAACCTTTCCTCTCCACTCCCAAACCACAAGTCCCTATCGCCCCCATCACTGCCGTACGCTGCACCGCGGCGCCTAAACCGACCACCTCCACCCCAAAGCCCGCCCAGCAAGAGGGCAACCAGGACGAGGAGCAAGAACCCACTCCCGacgaggccgacgccaacccccaCCGCATCCccgacgacgagaccccgccgtcggcgacggcgaccaccTCCTTCTCGGTGGTCCGGCGCGTGCCGTCGGCCATCTCGACGGACGGACGCCTCCGCCGGACGGCGCTGACGCAGGAGGAGCCGCCCAACTACGAGATCGGGTGGAAGCGCACCAAGAATCTCCCCCTGGAGAAGCCCAAGGGGTGGGCCATCGCCGATTTTCTGGAGAAGCTGGAGGGGCTGATGGAGCGCGGGCGGTACGGGTCGGGCGCGCTGCTGGGCACGGTGGCGGGCGTGGTGACGGAGCGCGCCCGGGAGGAGGCGGAGATCCTGATGGCCGAGGGCGGCGTGGACGAGCGCGTGGCGACGGAGCTCTTCCGCGTGCTGCGGCTGGTGGAGATGGACGTCGAGATGGTCAAAGCCGCCGTCAAGGAGGAGACCGTCAAGGAGCGCGTCGAGACGGCGCGCGCGCGGTGCCGCCAGGCCATCCTCGTCGCGCTCTCGCTGTGA